From the Mesorhizobium koreense genome, the window ACCAGCCTAGCGGGATGGCTGCCAGCGAGAAGGCAAGCCGCAACGGCCGTGGGTCCGGGCTGTCGTAGACGACCTCGAAAAGACCGAATATCGCGACGCAAATAACGGCGAGCGTGACGATGAAGATGATCTGCACCGGCAGATCGGTCTTGCGAGCGTTCCGTCGTAGATAATCGGCCGTGAAGAGGGGCATATCGCGCACCACCAGCACGATATAGACCGCGAAAAAGACGGTTGCTCCGAAGGTGGACGCAAGCGGGGCGGAAAATACCAGCGATGCGCAGAATGCCGTAAGACCCGCAGCCGCCGCGATATAAAAGGGAATGTGTCGGCCGAACGGCCTTTTCAGCCACATGAATGCGCATCCTTTCGCTCCGGCCAGGCGCATGTTTTGCGCCCGCGCGTCGCTGCCTGCAATCCTTGCTTGCTTGTTTCGACCGACGCACGGCGGTCCTTCGTCATTTGGCGGATTGAGCCTTTCGCATAGAGCCCGTAATACGGGATCGTTGTCCGGAGGAACGCTTCCCGCATGTTCAGCAAGATATTGATCGCCAATCGCGGCGAGATCGCATGCCGCGTCATCAAGACAGCGCGCAAGATGGGCATTGCCACCGTTGCCGTCTATTCGGATGCGGACCGCAAGGCGCTGCATGTCGAGATGGCCGACGAGGCGGTGCATATCGGCCCGGCACCCGCAGCCGAAAGTTACCTCGTCGCCGAACGTATCATCGAGGCCTGCAAGGCGACCGGTGCCGAGGCCGTTCATCCGGGCTACGGGTTTCTTTCCGAGCGCGCCTCCTTCTGCGAGGCGCTCGAAAAGGAGGGCATCGTCTTCATCGGTCCGAAGCCCAAGGCGATCCGCGCTATGGGCGACAAGATCGAATCGAAGAAATTCGCCGCCGCCGCAAAGGTCAGCACCGTTCCCGGCTATCTTGGGGTAATCGAGGATGCCGATCATGCCGAGAAGATCTCGGGCGAGATCGGCTATCCGGTGATGATCAAGGCGTCCGCCGGTGGCGGCGGCAAGGGTATGCGCATCGCCTGGTCGAAGGCGGAGGTGCGCGAGGGCTTCGAACGGGCGAAATCGGAAGCGAAAAGCTCCTTCGGCGACGACCGCGTCTTCATCGAGAAATTCGTGGTCGAGCCGCGCCATATAGAGATCCAGGTGCTGGCCGACGCACACGGCAACGCCCTTTACCTCGGCGAGCGCGAATGCTCCATCCAGCGGCGCAACCAGAAGGTCGTGGAAGAGGCGCCGTCACCGTTTCTGGATGCAAAGACGCGCGCTGCCATGGGCGAGCAGGCGGTGGCGCTGGCGAAGGCCGTCGATTACCAGAGTGCCGGCACGGTCGAGTTCATCGTCGACAAGGACCGTAATTTCTACTTCCTCGAGATGAACACGCGCCTTCAGGTCGAGCACCCTGTAACGGAACTCGTCACTGGCGTTGATATCGTCGAATTGATGATCCGTGTCGCCGACGGCGAGAAACTGGCGCTCGAGCAGGGCGACATAAAGCTGAATGGCTGGGCGGTCGAAAGCCGGATTTATGCGGAGGATCCGTATCGCAATTTCCTGCCCTCGATCGGCCGTCTGACGCATTATCGCCCGCCCGCCGAGGGCCGCGAAGGCGACCGCATCGTCCGCAACGACACCGGCGTCACGGAAGGATCGGAAATCTCGATGTTCTACGATCCGATGATCGCCAAGCTCTGCACCTGGGCGCCGAGCCGGCTGGAAGCCATCGACGCCATGTCGGAGGCGCTCGACAGTTTCGTCGTCAACGGCATCGAGCACAACATCCCGTTCCTCTCAGCGCTCATGCAGCATCCGCGCTGGCGCGAGGGCCGGCTTTCGACCGGCTTCAT encodes:
- a CDS encoding acetyl/propionyl/methylcrotonyl-CoA carboxylase subunit alpha, with protein sequence MFSKILIANRGEIACRVIKTARKMGIATVAVYSDADRKALHVEMADEAVHIGPAPAAESYLVAERIIEACKATGAEAVHPGYGFLSERASFCEALEKEGIVFIGPKPKAIRAMGDKIESKKFAAAAKVSTVPGYLGVIEDADHAEKISGEIGYPVMIKASAGGGGKGMRIAWSKAEVREGFERAKSEAKSSFGDDRVFIEKFVVEPRHIEIQVLADAHGNALYLGERECSIQRRNQKVVEEAPSPFLDAKTRAAMGEQAVALAKAVDYQSAGTVEFIVDKDRNFYFLEMNTRLQVEHPVTELVTGVDIVELMIRVADGEKLALEQGDIKLNGWAVESRIYAEDPYRNFLPSIGRLTHYRPPAEGREGDRIVRNDTGVTEGSEISMFYDPMIAKLCTWAPSRLEAIDAMSEALDSFVVNGIEHNIPFLSALMQHPRWREGRLSTGFIAEEYPDGFHPREPEEDEKGILAAIAVAIELIRRDRLDRLPGRLAPHSGRVKSDWSVRIGNDYVPVNVAGGHIAVPLEIELAIGGAQPVTVASDWRPGDIVWHGGVGGRKVTAQVQSILNGIRIAWRGLSVTARAMLPKTAELDQLMPVKVPPDTSRLLLCPMPGLVVSVTVKEGQEIKAGETLAIVEAMKMENVLRAERDLTVTKINVKQGDSLAVDAVIMEFA
- a CDS encoding DUF1345 domain-containing protein; the encoded protein is MWLKRPFGRHIPFYIAAAAGLTAFCASLVFSAPLASTFGATVFFAVYIVLVVRDMPLFTADYLRRNARKTDLPVQIIFIVTLAVICVAIFGLFEVVYDSPDPRPLRLAFSLAAIPLGWFTIHLMAALHYAHLYWWPGDRKDSTKDKKSEPRGGLDFPGDAPPGGWDFLYFSTVIGMTAQTADTGISSTAMRRAVLLHGVVSFFFNTVIVAAAVNVAVSLGQ